From a single Gimesia fumaroli genomic region:
- the mraY gene encoding phospho-N-acetylmuramoyl-pentapeptide-transferase, with product MVIWLLKTFSPLLEQLEVLSTGDSRVFLTARIALASLSSFLIALLLGPLAIRWLEKRFRERVDSASEKLNEIHASKNATPTMGGIFIIGAILISTFLWADLSNRYVQLGILTAAGFALLGAYDDWIKLSTTRNGLKPRQKLLVQILFSGVIGTALYFNNANLNSGLDLIMPVTRLTFYLGVLFIPWTIVVMTGSSNAVNLTDGLDGLASGCMVFAGSAFAGLTYLAGHKVMADYLQVPYIAGAGELSILLGAAVGAVLGFLWFNCYPAQVFMGDTGSLPLGALLGFAALVIRQEALLVIAGGVFVVETLSVIMQVFWFRRTGNRLIACSPLHNHYLFKGEHEMKIVVRFWICSALLAIIAVASLKIAT from the coding sequence ATGGTAATCTGGTTATTGAAGACGTTTTCTCCTCTGCTCGAACAACTCGAAGTTCTCTCAACCGGTGATTCGCGTGTCTTTCTGACGGCACGAATTGCACTGGCCAGTCTTTCTTCTTTTCTGATTGCCTTGCTGCTGGGTCCATTGGCGATCCGCTGGCTGGAAAAACGGTTTCGTGAGCGCGTTGACAGTGCCTCGGAAAAGTTGAATGAAATCCATGCTTCGAAAAATGCTACTCCGACGATGGGGGGGATTTTCATCATCGGCGCAATTCTAATTTCAACGTTCCTTTGGGCAGATCTTTCGAACCGTTACGTTCAATTGGGAATTTTGACAGCCGCGGGTTTTGCTTTGTTGGGGGCTTATGATGACTGGATCAAGCTCAGTACTACTCGGAACGGATTAAAACCTCGTCAGAAGCTACTGGTCCAAATCCTCTTTTCAGGAGTCATCGGGACGGCTCTCTACTTTAATAACGCCAATTTGAATTCAGGGCTGGATTTGATTATGCCAGTCACCCGTCTAACTTTTTATCTAGGTGTCCTGTTTATTCCCTGGACGATCGTGGTCATGACAGGAAGTTCTAACGCTGTCAATTTAACGGATGGCCTGGATGGGCTGGCCAGCGGTTGCATGGTTTTTGCCGGCTCGGCCTTTGCGGGGTTGACTTATCTGGCGGGGCATAAAGTAATGGCTGATTACTTACAGGTGCCTTATATCGCCGGGGCTGGAGAACTGAGTATTCTTCTAGGAGCGGCTGTCGGAGCGGTGCTGGGATTTTTGTGGTTCAATTGCTATCCGGCTCAGGTCTTCATGGGAGATACGGGTTCGCTGCCTTTGGGGGCATTGCTTGGTTTTGCTGCACTGGTAATTCGTCAGGAAGCATTACTGGTGATTGCCGGCGGAGTGTTCGTTGTGGAAACACTCAGTGTCATTATGCAGGTATTCTGGTTTCGGCGCACAGGAAACCGGCTAATTGCTTGTAGTCCGCTGCACAACCATTATTTATTCAAAGGCGAGCATGAAATGAAAATTGTTGTTCGTTTCTGGATCTGTTCTGCTTTGCTGGCCATTATTGCGGTTGCCAGTTTGAAGATCGCGACCTGA
- the murG gene encoding undecaprenyldiphospho-muramoylpentapeptide beta-N-acetylglucosaminyltransferase has translation MTESILRKKTIVFAGGGTGGHLLPGIAVAEQLASLGEFQTIFVGSNRIVEQQIIENSGYQHLSLPSSSTSDLKRAPFRFLWHNGRAFLQAIRFLRTKIPSVVIGLGGFASVPVILAASWLKIPIVLLEQNIIPGRANQFLFSRASLVCISFSETEFKCKRSGVNHNQPRVVLTGNPVRQQIVNAGIQKGTAEKSTETSILILGGSQGATAVNDVVLSLLKQTGDDLPMPLHVIHQTGEAGYACVNVTYEWMRKQWPQLRVTVQPFFDDLTEWYTHTDLIISRAGATTLAEIACLGIPTVLIPFPNSIRDHQLINARFYAERGAAFLVEQAPDSNVTAQLLSKAVLDLLNGPEERSSMSQKVHELAYPQAAHRVAEELVELIRD, from the coding sequence ATGACCGAGTCTATTCTTAGGAAGAAAACAATCGTTTTTGCGGGAGGCGGAACAGGAGGTCATCTGCTTCCTGGAATCGCAGTCGCTGAGCAGTTGGCTTCACTCGGTGAATTTCAGACGATATTTGTAGGCTCCAACCGCATTGTCGAGCAACAAATCATTGAAAATTCAGGGTATCAACATCTCAGTTTGCCATCGTCATCAACCAGCGATTTAAAACGCGCCCCTTTTCGATTTCTTTGGCATAATGGCCGCGCATTCTTGCAGGCAATTCGTTTTTTGCGAACAAAAATACCTTCCGTTGTTATTGGTCTGGGAGGTTTTGCGAGTGTGCCTGTGATACTTGCCGCTTCCTGGTTAAAGATTCCAATTGTTTTATTAGAGCAGAATATCATTCCAGGGAGAGCAAATCAGTTTTTGTTCTCTCGCGCTTCTCTGGTCTGTATTTCTTTCTCGGAAACAGAATTCAAATGCAAGCGAAGTGGAGTAAATCACAACCAGCCTCGTGTTGTTTTGACAGGGAATCCGGTCAGACAGCAGATTGTTAATGCAGGAATACAGAAGGGGACGGCAGAAAAATCTACCGAAACTTCAATTCTGATCTTAGGCGGTAGTCAGGGAGCGACAGCTGTTAATGACGTTGTGCTCTCCCTGCTGAAACAAACCGGAGACGATCTTCCAATGCCACTACATGTGATACATCAGACGGGAGAAGCGGGATATGCGTGTGTCAATGTTACCTATGAATGGATGAGAAAACAGTGGCCTCAACTGAGGGTGACAGTACAGCCCTTTTTTGATGACTTGACAGAATGGTACACACATACGGATCTGATCATTTCTCGGGCTGGTGCTACGACGCTGGCTGAAATCGCCTGCTTGGGTATTCCGACCGTTCTGATTCCGTTTCCGAATTCAATCAGAGATCATCAGTTAATCAATGCCCGTTTTTATGCCGAACGGGGGGCAGCATTCTTGGTGGAACAAGCTCCGGACTCCAATGTGACCGCTCAGTTGCTCAGCAAAGCGGTTCTGGATTTGTTGAATGGCCCGGAGGAACGAAGCAGTATGTCACAGAAAGTCCATGAACTTGCCTACCCTCAGGCGGCTCACAGGGTTGCAGAGGAGTTAGTTGAATTAATTCGGGATTAA
- a CDS encoding aspartate kinase, whose amino-acid sequence MSLIVQKFGGTSVADTSKILAAARRATEMHQAGHQVVMVVSARGKKTDELVRLAAEMTDSPTPREMDMLLSTGEQESVALMAMAIHKLGGDAISLTGSQIGVVTDSSHTKARIISISTERMRTALNEGKIVIAAGFQGRDKDWNITTLGRGGSDTTATALAAVLEADMCEIYTDVEGVFTTDPRIVPEAHKVDSISYDEMLELASLGAGVLHSRSIEFAKKYQVPLKVRPSFSDGEGTLIAAEPLADASVVTGVAFVRDEVRVSLTDIPDEPGIMSSIFTRMSERKICLDMIVQDVGTGGVARVSFTVPQSDLAETLTAASEAIDAIGSGKIQHGTNLSKVSIVGSGMRNHYGVASRMFSILAGAGINVGMITTSEIKVTVLVDRNQCEEAVRVIHNGFELDRLTSYSFATNQKLPAGECSEESSQRLTQLEQEIIDQLANMEDIVVSEVLLDQSQSRVTVRNLPDNPGICSRLFSVVAEGGVSVDMIVQNMGEEEQAHLSFTVPRTSLEKSLELVRPLLSEWGNAELSHEEAIAKLSVVGIGLRSHTGVGQSMFSALAESQINIQMINTSETRISAVVALEHGEQAYQGLLKKFELD is encoded by the coding sequence GTGTCGCTCATAGTCCAGAAGTTTGGTGGAACGAGTGTTGCCGATACCAGCAAAATTCTCGCTGCAGCGCGGCGTGCTACCGAAATGCATCAAGCCGGTCACCAGGTTGTGATGGTGGTCAGTGCGCGTGGTAAAAAGACGGACGAACTAGTGCGACTGGCTGCGGAAATGACAGATAGTCCTACTCCGCGTGAGATGGATATGTTGCTTTCGACAGGGGAACAGGAATCAGTTGCATTGATGGCGATGGCCATTCATAAGCTGGGGGGCGATGCAATCAGTCTGACAGGATCGCAAATTGGGGTCGTCACAGATTCCTCGCATACGAAAGCACGTATTATTTCGATTTCGACAGAGCGGATGCGTACTGCTCTGAATGAAGGAAAGATCGTCATTGCTGCCGGTTTCCAGGGACGGGATAAGGATTGGAATATCACAACTCTGGGACGAGGAGGCAGTGATACAACCGCGACCGCTCTGGCAGCTGTGCTGGAAGCAGATATGTGTGAAATTTATACCGATGTGGAAGGCGTGTTTACAACCGACCCACGCATCGTACCGGAAGCCCACAAAGTTGACAGTATTTCATATGACGAAATGTTGGAACTGGCAAGTTTGGGAGCGGGGGTGCTGCACTCGAGATCGATTGAATTTGCAAAAAAATACCAGGTGCCTCTGAAAGTTCGTCCCTCATTCTCTGATGGCGAAGGAACTCTGATTGCTGCGGAGCCTTTAGCTGATGCCTCGGTAGTAACCGGCGTGGCTTTTGTGCGCGATGAAGTCCGGGTCAGTTTAACCGATATTCCTGATGAGCCGGGAATCATGAGCAGTATTTTTACTCGAATGTCAGAGCGAAAAATTTGTCTGGATATGATCGTACAGGATGTGGGAACGGGAGGAGTCGCACGGGTTTCCTTTACCGTTCCACAGTCAGATCTGGCGGAAACGCTCACTGCAGCCAGTGAGGCCATTGATGCTATTGGTTCAGGAAAGATTCAACATGGAACGAATTTGTCCAAGGTCTCAATTGTTGGAAGTGGCATGCGGAATCATTATGGAGTGGCCAGCCGCATGTTCTCGATCCTGGCCGGAGCAGGCATTAATGTCGGAATGATTACAACCAGTGAAATTAAGGTGACCGTTCTCGTTGATCGAAATCAATGTGAAGAAGCAGTCCGTGTAATTCATAATGGTTTCGAATTGGACCGTCTGACTAGTTACTCGTTTGCTACAAATCAGAAATTACCTGCAGGCGAGTGTTCTGAAGAGTCGTCACAGCGGTTGACTCAGCTTGAGCAGGAAATCATCGATCAGCTAGCCAATATGGAAGACATTGTGGTGAGTGAAGTTCTGCTCGATCAAAGTCAATCTCGTGTGACTGTCAGAAATTTGCCGGATAATCCCGGAATCTGTTCACGTCTGTTCTCTGTGGTAGCGGAGGGGGGCGTTTCAGTCGATATGATTGTGCAAAACATGGGCGAAGAAGAGCAGGCGCACCTTTCGTTTACGGTGCCTCGGACTTCGCTGGAAAAGAGCCTGGAACTTGTGAGGCCCCTGCTCTCGGAATGGGGAAATGCTGAATTGAGTCACGAAGAAGCGATTGCAAAGCTGTCGGTGGTTGGCATTGGTCTCCGTAGTCATACAGGAGTTGGCCAAAGCATGTTTAGCGCCTTAGCGGAGTCCCAGATCAATATTCAGATGATAAACACCAGCGAGACCCGGATCAGTGCTGTCGTGGCCCTTGAGCATGGCGAGCAGGCTTATCAGGGGTTGTTGAAGAAATTCGAGCTGGATTAG
- a CDS encoding UDP-N-acetylmuramoyl-tripeptide--D-alanyl-D-alanine ligase, with the protein MDRVSLNKVIQVIQGTSVLADQVAASVEGISIDSRTTTPGDLFFAIHGQRLDGHEFVAEAIEHGAQACVVKHGTETGPLSQPLIAVDDVNRALQEFAGWYRSQQQATVIGVTGSVGKTTTRNMIHSALSPFLKGVQSPANYNNEFGVPLSIAQIELVHEYAVLELAASRSGEIQELAQIAQPELGVITGIGPSHLEHFGTLDQTADAKAELFEQLSAQGLAVVNGDDPFAESLISKTSARTLTVGLGDQNDLQAVFVRQAHDGIKFQFEDTEYFVPARGKHFVYAALFAIAVGKEFGLSNQNLIEGVCQFASVPGRCHVEQIGHWTIIDDTYNASPVSMRAACQILKDWSGSGKRILVMGDMLELGAESRRYHHEMGEFIAASGIDLLFVCGKQAGAVVQGAVSANLSRDRIVQATDVSELQSDVVSCLEVGDVVLVKGSRGMRMERLISYLNRQVSLDATSGEKKISCV; encoded by the coding sequence ATGGATCGTGTTTCACTCAACAAGGTTATTCAGGTTATCCAGGGGACTTCTGTCCTGGCGGATCAGGTAGCCGCTAGTGTTGAGGGGATTTCGATTGACTCCCGAACGACTACTCCAGGGGACTTGTTTTTTGCGATCCATGGGCAGCGTTTGGATGGGCACGAATTTGTTGCCGAGGCAATTGAGCACGGCGCGCAAGCTTGTGTTGTAAAGCATGGTACGGAAACAGGTCCACTTTCACAGCCATTGATCGCTGTAGATGATGTCAATCGAGCTTTGCAGGAGTTTGCTGGCTGGTATCGCAGTCAGCAGCAGGCGACTGTGATTGGTGTGACGGGGAGTGTTGGCAAAACGACGACTCGAAATATGATTCATTCGGCATTGTCCCCGTTTTTAAAGGGTGTTCAAAGTCCCGCCAATTACAATAATGAGTTCGGTGTGCCTTTGAGTATTGCACAAATTGAATTGGTTCATGAGTACGCGGTTCTCGAGCTGGCTGCTTCGCGTTCAGGTGAAATTCAGGAATTGGCCCAGATAGCACAACCGGAACTCGGTGTGATAACAGGAATTGGTCCCTCGCATTTAGAGCATTTTGGAACCCTGGATCAAACGGCAGATGCAAAAGCAGAGCTGTTCGAACAGCTCTCTGCTCAAGGGTTAGCAGTTGTCAATGGGGATGATCCATTTGCTGAATCGCTGATTTCAAAGACATCGGCTCGGACCCTGACGGTGGGGTTGGGTGATCAGAATGATTTACAGGCTGTTTTTGTTCGGCAAGCACACGACGGAATAAAATTTCAGTTTGAAGATACAGAATATTTCGTGCCAGCACGGGGAAAGCATTTTGTGTATGCGGCTTTGTTTGCGATCGCAGTCGGGAAAGAATTTGGATTATCGAATCAGAACCTTATTGAGGGAGTTTGTCAATTTGCTTCGGTACCGGGGCGCTGTCACGTTGAACAGATCGGTCACTGGACGATCATTGATGATACTTATAACGCCAGCCCTGTTTCGATGAGAGCGGCATGTCAGATTCTGAAGGATTGGTCGGGCTCCGGTAAACGCATTCTCGTGATGGGGGATATGCTGGAGTTGGGAGCCGAGTCAAGACGGTACCACCATGAAATGGGAGAATTCATCGCCGCGTCTGGAATTGATTTGCTTTTTGTCTGTGGAAAACAAGCCGGAGCCGTTGTTCAGGGAGCGGTTTCTGCAAATCTATCCCGGGATCGAATCGTACAGGCGACGGATGTAAGCGAATTACAAAGTGATGTGGTCTCTTGCCTGGAAGTGGGAGACGTTGTGTTAGTCAAAGGTTCTCGAGGTATGCGGATGGAACGATTGATTTCCTATTTGAATCGACAGGTTTCTCTTGATGCTACTTCGGGGGAGAAAAAAATATCATGTGTCTAA
- the ftsW gene encoding putative lipid II flippase FtsW, whose amino-acid sequence MKSASILPQSQPDHDRSLFISMACALLGIGVLMVHSASITSWPTEFEQVYLSKHLTFLVIAVTVASIASYMPARYWFDRAPLLFWGTVVLLILVLIPGVGTRVNGAQRWLRFGAVSLQPSELAKIALPLLTVRLMLQRRRSLNHWFKGTIPLLIPLAIVIPLVLKQPDLGTSLFLVGGVAIALFLGGWPLRNFIVGMLCAIPAVGMLVALRPYQLKRISGFLDTWTDWQSAPYQLKQSLMALGTGGVSGSGLGKGAQKLSFLPEANTDFVFSVAGEELGLIGTLGIVGLWLGLFLAGFNIIRSQNQKSYAYVVGFTLLMQLVLQAIINVAVVTAMVPPKGISHPLISYGGTNLMVSLLSLGIIVSLTRSPAGAELLIDPEQGEEEPLSDPQAVMERDLADSESEADEEYEDEECEDEECEDEECEDEECEDEECEDEEYEDEECEDEEYEDEEYEDEEYEDEEYEDEEYEDEEYEDEEYEDEDEEKN is encoded by the coding sequence ATGAAGTCGGCTTCAATTTTACCACAATCGCAACCGGACCATGACCGCAGTCTGTTCATTTCGATGGCGTGTGCGCTGTTGGGGATCGGAGTGCTAATGGTGCATAGCGCCAGCATCACCTCCTGGCCGACTGAATTTGAACAGGTTTATTTGTCAAAACATTTGACGTTTCTGGTAATTGCTGTCACCGTGGCTTCAATTGCTTCTTATATGCCAGCCCGATATTGGTTTGATCGCGCTCCCCTGCTCTTCTGGGGAACCGTAGTTTTGCTGATTCTGGTTTTAATTCCCGGGGTCGGTACGCGCGTGAATGGTGCGCAACGCTGGTTAAGGTTCGGGGCAGTTTCTCTTCAACCTTCAGAATTGGCAAAAATTGCACTCCCCCTTTTGACAGTCCGGCTGATGCTGCAGCGGCGACGGTCTTTGAACCATTGGTTCAAAGGAACGATTCCTTTACTAATTCCTCTAGCTATTGTGATCCCGCTGGTTCTAAAACAACCCGACTTGGGAACATCGTTGTTTCTGGTTGGGGGAGTTGCGATTGCCTTGTTCCTGGGAGGCTGGCCGCTCAGAAACTTTATCGTTGGGATGCTTTGTGCGATTCCCGCTGTGGGGATGTTGGTGGCATTAAGGCCTTATCAGTTAAAGCGAATCAGTGGGTTTCTTGATACCTGGACTGACTGGCAATCGGCTCCCTATCAGCTGAAGCAGTCGCTAATGGCGTTAGGAACAGGTGGCGTTTCCGGATCCGGCTTGGGGAAAGGAGCACAAAAATTAAGTTTTCTGCCTGAAGCAAATACCGATTTCGTGTTTTCGGTGGCAGGAGAAGAGCTAGGCTTGATTGGGACACTCGGAATTGTGGGACTCTGGCTGGGACTGTTTCTGGCAGGCTTCAATATTATTCGCTCACAGAATCAGAAGTCATATGCCTATGTTGTCGGGTTTACTTTGTTGATGCAGTTGGTTCTTCAGGCGATTATCAATGTCGCCGTTGTGACAGCGATGGTGCCTCCGAAGGGGATTTCACACCCCCTCATCAGTTATGGTGGAACAAATTTGATGGTAAGCCTGCTCTCTTTGGGAATTATCGTCAGCTTGACCCGGTCGCCGGCGGGGGCAGAATTGTTGATCGATCCGGAGCAAGGAGAAGAGGAGCCGCTATCTGATCCGCAAGCGGTTATGGAAAGAGATCTCGCAGACTCCGAGTCGGAAGCAGATGAAGAGTACGAGGATGAAGAGTGCGAGGATGAAGAGTGCGAGGATGAAGAGTGCGAGGATGAAGAGTGCGAGGATGAAGAGTGCGAGGATGAAGAGTACGAGGATGAAGAGTGCGAGGATGAAGAGTACGAGGATGAAGAGTACGAGGATGAAGAGTACGAGGATGAAGAGTACGAGGATGAAGAGTACGAGGATGAAGAGTACGAGGATGAAGAGTACGAGGATGAAGATGAGGAGAAGAATTGA